A region of the Oceanivirga salmonicida genome:
TTTTTATAACATCTTCAAATGAGTATAAACCATCTTTATTAGTTTTTAATCCTTTTATTTTTAAAGGAATAATAACAGGTGGATTATTTAAATCTAAAATGCTTAAATTTCTTAATTGTTCAGTAGACTGATACATGAAATTTATTGCAACATATATTTTTTTAGTTTTTTTATCCTCCCATTTTTCAAACATTAATTTTGCGCCTATAGGTGTTTTTGTTTCAACACTATTTTTTAATTCAAATTCTTCTATATCTAAACTACTCATAACAGAAGCCAAATTAGAATCATGACCAACTAAATATGTGAATTTACGATCTTTAGCATTTAATTCATCTTTTATATACACTAATAATGGGTGTGCAACATTAATAGCTACTATAGGAGCTGAAAATAGAACTTCTCCATATGTGTCTTTTACTTTAGATATTTTTTTATATTGTTCTTTAGTTAATTTTTTTCCAAAAGTAACTTTTTCATCATTGGGCTCTTCAAAATATTGTAATATTAAGGCATCTGATATTATAGTTCCTAATTTTAAAGAACCAGTTAATCTTGGTTCATCATTTAATTTGAAAGAAATTTTGGTATCATAATCATTTAGATTACACATTTTATTATCTTCTTTACATGCTTTTGAATCTTTTATATCTAGTACTTTTTCGATTTCGTTAAATGAAGGTTTTAATGATTTAGTCAATTCTCTTAAACTTTTGAATCCATTTAAATTATTTATTTGTTTAGTAGCTTCTTTTATAAATTGTGGAGTTACTTTAGTTAAACGTGGGAAAAATACAGGATCCATTTTACTAGGTTCGAATCTATGATATGTTTCTATATGACATGTTGGTGCAAATCCTACATTAAAATGTTTAGCTGTTGCTATAGTTCTTTGCATACTATTAGCATATATATTTATTTCATCTTTATTTGGACAAGTCTTAGAATCGAATAAACCTTCACTTTCAGTCCATTTTCTAAAATATTGACCTGCTATAGTTTCTAATACACCACCTCTAAGTGTTAGTGAACTTTTAGGAGCAGACCATTCTATCCATTTATGATTCGTTATTTTACCTAATACACTATCTGGTGCTGATAAAGGAGCTCTTACACTATGTCTACTTAATACAACCACTTCTTTAAGTTTATAATTTTCTTTAAGTTTATTTTCTTGAGTTAATGTTATATTCCCAACCATAATTGTTGTTAATAAAATAAATAATTTTAAATTTTTCATACAAAACCCTTCTTTCTAAATATTTGTCAATATTAGTATATATCTTTTTATTACTTTGTCAATATATTATTTAGATTAGTATTATAATAGTTGTATGTATAGATGGTTAAATAAGTAATAAAAGTATGATATGAATTTTCACTAGTAAAGATTGTTTTAAAAACAACTATATTGTAATGCTTATAATTGATAATTTGTGTGCTTTTATTAGTTAAATATGGTATAATATCTACGTTGAAAAAAGATGGGAAAATTATAAAATATGAAAAAAACAATATATATATTTATGTTAACTTTATTAATTTCTTGTGCTAGAACAAATTTAACAAATCAAATGGTTAGAACTTCTAAAACAGAAATTATTAAAATAAACGATAAAGAAATTGCATTTAAAAGTTTTTGGTTTAATAAGCAAGATAGAATAATGGAATTAAGATTTTCATCAGAAAATAATTTTGAGGAAAGTATGACTCTTGTACATAGTATGCGTTCAGATAAAATAGAATTTAAAAGAGTAAAAAGTGATAAGGGGTATTTATTTGTAGATAAAAAAGGCTTAAAAATGTATTTTGATGATGAAAAAGCATGGATAAATGATGATAAAACATTATTAATGACAAAGGAACCAAAAGTAGCTAAATATATATATTTTAATGAA
Encoded here:
- a CDS encoding histidine-type phosphatase, with translation MKNLKLFILLTTIMVGNITLTQENKLKENYKLKEVVVLSRHSVRAPLSAPDSVLGKITNHKWIEWSAPKSSLTLRGGVLETIAGQYFRKWTESEGLFDSKTCPNKDEINIYANSMQRTIATAKHFNVGFAPTCHIETYHRFEPSKMDPVFFPRLTKVTPQFIKEATKQINNLNGFKSLRELTKSLKPSFNEIEKVLDIKDSKACKEDNKMCNLNDYDTKISFKLNDEPRLTGSLKLGTIISDALILQYFEEPNDEKVTFGKKLTKEQYKKISKVKDTYGEVLFSAPIVAINVAHPLLVYIKDELNAKDRKFTYLVGHDSNLASVMSSLDIEEFELKNSVETKTPIGAKLMFEKWEDKKTKKIYVAINFMYQSTEQLRNLSILDLNNPPVIIPLKIKGLKTNKDGLYSFEDVIKKFNKAINAYENIK